One Centroberyx gerrardi isolate f3 chromosome 6, fCenGer3.hap1.cur.20231027, whole genome shotgun sequence genomic region harbors:
- the LOC139932182 gene encoding transmembrane protein 255B has protein sequence MMTRARRALWLVLSMLSLSLLLVVLGVYTTTRTESLSVSGYASGVILAFGSFLGVLGLCLEENRKQLLTAAIVFLSFGIITSFVCLVIDGVFIIFNMDIRPLKAGRCQFYSSGSSYIYENYYASVPCRNLKESCSMTVRSGTCYCCDLYNCANGGYLDNYYEFVGVRGCQDVLTLYILIWILTSLNLVAVFTGLLTTAVLGSIKNLRSSSSVTQSSESRMSSPTAPLLMDANTYTVHPLHPRGCMYFPSAEGEVASQSFPSSLSPHTESSPPPFAPLSNLLPYKVQGFSA, from the exons atgATGACGAGGGCCAGGAGAGCTCTGTGGCTGgtactgagcatgctcagtctGTCCCTGCTGCTGGTGGTCCTGGGTGTCTACACAACAACCCGCACAGAGAGCCTGAGCGTCTCTGGCTATGCCTCTGGAGTCATT TTGGCCTTTGGCTCGTTCCTGGGAGTTCTTGGACTCTGCCTGGAAGAAAACCGCAAACAGCTG cTGACTGCGGCGATCGTATTCCTCAGCTTTGGGATCATTACTTCATTTGTCTGCCTGGTGATAGATGGGGTCTTCATTATCTTTAACATG GACATTCGTCCTCTGAAAGCAGGGAGATGTCAGTTCtacagcagcggcagcagctaCATCTATGAGAATTACTATGCCTCT GTGCCGTGTCGTAATCTGAAGGAGTCGTGTAGCATGACGGTGCGAAGTGGGACCTGCTACTGCTGCGACCTGTACAACTGTGCCAA CGGAGGATACCTGGACAACTACTATGAGTTTGTTGGAGTGCGCGGCTGCCAGGACGTCCTGACTCTGTACATTCTGATCTGGATCCTCACCAGCCTCAACCTTGTGGCCGTCTTCACAGGCTTACTGACCACAGCAGTGCTAGGCAGCATCAAGAACttg AGGAGTAGCAGCTCTGTGACCCAGTCTTCTGAGAGCAGAATGTCCTCTCCTACAGCTCCTCTGTTGATGGACgccaacacatacacagtacacCCGCTCCACCCG AGAGGCTGTATGTATTTCCCCTCAGCAGAGGGGGAAGTCGCctcccagagtttcccttcATCACTGAGCCCTCACACAGAGTCCAGCCCTCCTCCCTTCGCCCCGCTGTCCAACCTGCTGCCTTACAAAGTCCAGGGCTTCTCCGCCTGA